From the genome of Spirochaetota bacterium, one region includes:
- a CDS encoding DUF4372 domain-containing protein, whose protein sequence is MKNTHQPHKINQKFFSPFPVFGQLAALVKQANIEPIILKSASDKHSKKFKSKDHLLTMLIAVITRVQSIRDLCAMFFAHRSILHHLGIHNLPKRSTLS, encoded by the coding sequence ATGAAAAACACCCATCAGCCCCACAAAATTAATCAAAAATTCTTTTCCCCCTTTCCTGTTTTTGGACAGCTGGCTGCCCTTGTTAAACAAGCCAATATAGAACCTATCATCCTAAAATCCGCATCAGATAAGCATTCCAAAAAGTTCAAATCTAAAGACCATCTCCTCACTATGTTAATCGCTGTTATCACTCGCGTCCAATCTATCCGTGACCTCTGTGCTATGTTCTTTGCTCATCGTTCCATTCTTCATCATCTTGGAATTCACAACCTCCCTAAAAGAAGTACTCTCAGCTA